The proteins below come from a single Corynebacterium glyciniphilum AJ 3170 genomic window:
- a CDS encoding dihydrofolate reductase family protein — MVRTRVHNLFVSSDGYAAGDYVTFEKPIGDAGALFSRFDGRVIDGIHGIDGTGDPVTADHAMFSMWGQGIGAEIMGRRKFGPQTGPWPDDGWEGWWGEAPPFRTPVYVLTHYPRESIEFDNGTSFHFVDAAPDEALRLARSAAQGLDVRLGGGPSTVSEFLQADLVDFLHLIIIPVVLGAGVRIWDDLAGVEDRFTVESVSTSSGLTHQLWNRIPRG, encoded by the coding sequence ATGGTACGTACGCGAGTCCACAACCTGTTCGTATCCTCCGACGGGTACGCGGCCGGAGACTATGTGACCTTCGAGAAGCCGATCGGGGATGCCGGAGCACTGTTCAGTCGTTTTGACGGTCGTGTCATTGACGGCATCCACGGTATCGACGGGACCGGTGACCCGGTGACCGCAGACCACGCCATGTTCAGTATGTGGGGCCAGGGGATCGGGGCTGAGATCATGGGCCGACGTAAATTCGGCCCGCAGACAGGCCCGTGGCCGGACGACGGCTGGGAAGGATGGTGGGGAGAGGCCCCGCCCTTCCGGACTCCGGTCTATGTCCTGACCCATTACCCGCGGGAGTCGATCGAGTTCGACAACGGTACGAGTTTCCATTTCGTGGATGCGGCGCCGGACGAGGCGCTCCGCCTTGCGCGTTCTGCGGCACAGGGCCTGGATGTGCGTCTCGGCGGCGGTCCGTCGACGGTGAGTGAGTTCCTGCAGGCGGACCTCGTCGACTTTCTTCATCTCATCATCATCCCGGTTGTCCTCGGGGCGGGTGTGCGAATCTGGGATGACCTCGCTGGGGTGGAGGATCGCTTTACTGTCGAGTCTGTCAGCACGTCCTCCGGGCTCACTCATCAGCTGTGGAACAGGATTCCCCGGGGTTGA
- a CDS encoding ABC transporter permease, whose product MSTTTHTSPPQRTSASVLDAVALHAGRTLRGWSRTPAILAQSLGMPVAMLLIIAFMFGNAIEMATGRPAVQGLVPLMICTGPMFAGATSAAGLVTERQEGLFTRFRTLPGVTVSPLIGRVLAEVIRGTVGAALILTTGLFMGYRLENPLAVPGILALAALVSLAFSCFLTWVGVVARTPEATVSALPVMMIMMFCNSGFMPVEGFPSYMQGIVRSNPLSTVVEAMNVCAGTAGADSSVVPALLWLIGGAAVGTLLLATTATRHR is encoded by the coding sequence ATGAGCACGACAACGCACACGTCCCCACCCCAGCGCACCTCGGCGTCCGTCCTCGACGCGGTCGCCCTCCATGCCGGACGAACCCTACGCGGATGGTCGCGCACCCCCGCGATTCTGGCACAGAGCCTGGGCATGCCGGTGGCGATGCTGCTGATCATCGCGTTCATGTTCGGCAACGCCATCGAGATGGCGACAGGTCGCCCCGCAGTCCAGGGGTTGGTGCCTCTGATGATCTGCACAGGACCGATGTTCGCTGGTGCCACCAGCGCTGCCGGCCTGGTCACCGAACGCCAGGAAGGACTGTTCACCCGGTTCCGGACGCTTCCCGGTGTCACCGTGTCACCTCTGATCGGACGGGTCCTCGCGGAGGTGATTCGCGGGACCGTCGGCGCGGCCCTGATCCTGACGACAGGGCTCTTCATGGGGTACCGGCTGGAGAACCCGCTGGCAGTACCCGGCATCCTCGCACTTGCGGCCCTGGTCTCCCTGGCTTTCAGCTGCTTCCTGACGTGGGTCGGGGTGGTGGCGCGCACCCCGGAGGCCACAGTGTCCGCGCTGCCGGTGATGATGATCATGATGTTCTGCAACAGCGGGTTCATGCCGGTCGAAGGATTCCCCTCCTATATGCAGGGAATTGTCCGGAGCAATCCGCTGAGCACCGTCGTGGAGGCGATGAACGTCTGTGCAGGAACAGCTGGAGCCGACAGCTCAGTGGTCCCTGCACTGCTGTGGCTCATCGGAGGCGCCGCTGTCGGAACCCTGCTGCTCGCGACCACAGCAACCCGACACCGGTAG
- a CDS encoding PLP-dependent aminotransferase family protein encodes MKLTHANTDVLNTLTSLRGEADKAYQELKDRHLALDLTRGKPSAEQLDLGLDLLSLPGVNYTGSDGVDTRNYGGGDGIMDIRALWAELLGVDPALLIAGDASSLNIMFDLVSWSHTFGNNDSERPWSEEETVKWICPVPGYDRHHTITETFGYEMLTVPMTNQGPDLDAVRELVKDPAVKGMWTVPVFSNPTGWSVSREVAEGLAAMETAAPDFRIVWDNAYAVHTLTDEFPEIIDVVTLAADKGHPNRFWAMSSTSKITFAGAGVAFFNSSKENLDWYRGIASARGIGPNKVNQLAHARYFGSAEGVRSVMRKHSGILAPKFSAVTAILKRRLGGLGIAEWTTPAGGYFISVDVVDGTASRVAELAKDAGIALTGAGATFPYKKDPYNRNLRLAPSMPPIEEVEVAMDGVATCILLAAIEAAEAAEAAGE; translated from the coding sequence ATGAAGCTCACCCACGCGAACACTGACGTGCTGAACACCCTGACGTCCCTGAGGGGCGAGGCCGACAAGGCTTACCAGGAGCTCAAGGACCGACATCTGGCGCTTGACCTCACACGTGGGAAGCCCTCCGCTGAACAGCTTGATCTCGGCTTGGACCTGCTCAGCCTCCCCGGTGTCAATTACACGGGCTCGGACGGCGTCGACACCCGTAACTACGGCGGTGGTGACGGGATCATGGACATCCGGGCACTCTGGGCGGAGCTCCTCGGTGTCGATCCGGCGCTGCTGATCGCCGGGGACGCCTCCAGCCTCAACATCATGTTCGACCTGGTCTCCTGGTCGCACACCTTCGGTAACAATGATTCGGAGCGCCCCTGGTCGGAGGAGGAGACGGTCAAGTGGATCTGCCCGGTTCCGGGGTACGACCGCCACCACACCATCACCGAGACTTTCGGTTACGAGATGTTGACGGTTCCGATGACGAACCAGGGTCCGGATCTGGACGCTGTCCGGGAGCTGGTCAAGGATCCTGCAGTCAAGGGCATGTGGACGGTCCCGGTGTTTTCGAACCCGACCGGGTGGTCGGTCTCCCGCGAGGTTGCCGAAGGGCTCGCTGCGATGGAGACGGCGGCACCGGACTTCCGCATCGTGTGGGACAACGCCTACGCCGTGCACACCCTCACCGACGAGTTCCCGGAGATCATCGACGTGGTGACGTTGGCTGCGGACAAGGGACACCCGAACCGATTCTGGGCGATGTCCTCGACGTCGAAGATCACCTTCGCGGGTGCAGGCGTGGCCTTCTTCAACTCGTCGAAGGAGAACCTCGACTGGTACCGCGGAATCGCGTCGGCACGCGGCATCGGCCCGAACAAGGTCAACCAGCTCGCCCACGCCCGCTACTTCGGCAGTGCTGAGGGGGTCCGCTCTGTGATGCGGAAACACTCCGGCATCCTGGCCCCGAAGTTCAGTGCGGTGACCGCGATCCTGAAGCGTCGTCTGGGTGGACTGGGGATCGCCGAGTGGACCACCCCCGCAGGCGGCTACTTCATCTCTGTCGACGTAGTGGACGGGACAGCGTCCCGCGTCGCCGAGCTGGCGAAGGATGCCGGAATTGCGCTGACCGGAGCCGGGGCGACGTTCCCGTACAAGAAAGATCCGTACAACCGTAATCTGCGGTTGGCCCCGTCCATGCCGCCCATCGAAGAGGTCGAGGTGGCGATGGACGGCGTGGCGACCTGCATCCTGCTCGCCGCCATCGAGGCCGCAGAAGCAGCCGAGGCCGCTGGAGAGTAG
- a CDS encoding D-serine ammonia-lyase: MQTLRGSLSSDRARAVFDDLVAGRPTVWVPECTTQRSHTGPGALTAATDAAEERFRWFAPLVEELFPDTRELGGIIESPLTKVSALSDALSQEFGRPVPRNLWVKRDDALAVSGSVKSRGGIHEVLETALSVAADLGIDLSTGPTAFLEEPVREKMATRRIVVGSTGNLGMSIGLMGAVLGFSVTVHMSHDAKQWKKDRLRRSGVDVVEHDTDFTEAVHAGRRAAEADPHAHFIDDENSRSLFAGYAVAGRRLAGQLAAASVQVDEKHPLTVYLPCGIGGAPGGITYGLATIFGDNVRCVFVEPVSMPAFLLGRLTGLDDAISVTDIGRGELTVADGLAVGRPSGFVGATVGGLIAGYATVTDDDLMRVLALAHDVSAMSLEPSACAGLRAAGCLVDANTDNPGTHIAWLTGGSLMPDNEFAALLEAGRRMVTTGKIS, translated from the coding sequence ATGCAGACTCTCCGGGGCTCACTGTCCTCCGACCGCGCCCGTGCCGTGTTCGACGATCTCGTTGCCGGCCGACCCACCGTCTGGGTGCCCGAATGCACGACGCAACGGTCCCACACCGGCCCTGGCGCACTCACCGCCGCCACCGACGCCGCCGAGGAACGTTTCCGCTGGTTCGCCCCGTTGGTCGAAGAACTCTTTCCCGATACGCGGGAACTCGGCGGCATCATCGAATCTCCGTTAACGAAGGTCAGTGCGCTCAGCGATGCTCTCTCGCAGGAATTCGGCCGCCCCGTTCCCCGAAACCTGTGGGTGAAGCGTGACGACGCACTGGCGGTGAGCGGCTCAGTGAAATCACGCGGCGGCATTCACGAAGTCCTCGAGACGGCGCTCAGCGTCGCCGCGGACCTCGGCATCGACCTGTCAACCGGCCCCACGGCGTTTCTCGAGGAGCCGGTACGCGAGAAGATGGCGACGCGGCGCATCGTCGTCGGTTCCACGGGCAACCTGGGGATGTCGATCGGCCTGATGGGTGCAGTTCTCGGATTCTCCGTCACCGTGCACATGTCACACGATGCCAAACAGTGGAAGAAAGACAGGCTCCGCCGTTCCGGCGTGGACGTCGTCGAACACGACACAGACTTCACAGAGGCAGTACACGCCGGTCGTCGCGCCGCCGAGGCGGACCCACACGCGCACTTCATCGACGACGAGAATTCACGGAGCCTCTTCGCCGGTTACGCCGTTGCTGGTCGGCGGCTCGCCGGGCAGTTAGCCGCGGCATCGGTCCAGGTCGACGAGAAGCACCCGTTGACCGTGTATCTTCCCTGCGGGATCGGCGGCGCACCCGGTGGAATCACGTACGGTCTGGCCACTATCTTCGGCGACAATGTGCGGTGCGTGTTCGTCGAACCGGTGTCGATGCCCGCATTCCTGCTCGGCAGGCTCACCGGTTTGGACGACGCCATCAGCGTCACGGACATCGGGCGCGGAGAGCTCACCGTCGCCGACGGGCTGGCGGTCGGCCGGCCCTCCGGCTTCGTCGGAGCGACCGTCGGCGGCCTGATTGCGGGCTATGCCACGGTCACTGACGACGACCTGATGCGTGTCCTCGCGCTGGCGCACGATGTCTCCGCGATGTCCCTCGAACCCTCGGCGTGTGCGGGCCTGCGAGCAGCTGGTTGTCTCGTGGATGCAAACACCGATAACCCCGGGACCCACATCGCCTGGCTCACCGGCGGCTCCCTCATGCCGGACAACGAATTCGCCGCCCTGCTCGAGGCAGGACGGCGAATGGTGACTACCGGGAAGATCAGCTGA
- a CDS encoding glycine betaine ABC transporter substrate-binding protein: MTTTARTTTLKRGRKAASLGALLMTTALVASACGAENEGGGSDNNGDGDDSSAASEFADCTPGEESSDLADLDTDDDTDITIAAFNGWDESFAASHLVKHVLEDEGYTVTISNFDAAPAYTGVAGGDIDFLMDGWLPITHAEQIENYGDDLEPQGCWYDNAKLTIAVNEDSPAQSIADLAGMGDDYDNTLVGIDPGAGLTKQTQDHAIPEYGLQDYDFQISSAPAMLAALKRATDNGDDIAVTLWRPHWAYDAFPVRDLEDPKGAMGGAENIYNFSRTGFSDDNPYVAQLLKNLVLDDEHLSSLENVMFSEDNYGGENMEEAVSEWLDDNSDFVDDWKAGALG, from the coding sequence ATGACCACGACTGCACGGACCACCACACTGAAGAGAGGACGCAAGGCTGCGTCCCTCGGCGCACTCCTGATGACCACCGCCCTGGTGGCGTCCGCCTGCGGCGCCGAGAACGAAGGCGGCGGAAGCGACAACAACGGTGACGGCGATGACTCGAGCGCCGCCTCTGAGTTCGCGGACTGCACCCCGGGTGAGGAGTCGTCCGACCTCGCTGACCTCGACACCGACGACGACACCGACATCACGATTGCCGCGTTCAACGGCTGGGACGAGTCCTTCGCCGCCTCGCATCTGGTCAAGCATGTCCTGGAGGACGAGGGCTACACCGTCACGATCTCCAACTTCGACGCTGCGCCGGCCTACACCGGCGTTGCTGGCGGTGACATCGACTTTCTCATGGACGGCTGGCTACCTATTACCCACGCCGAACAGATTGAGAACTACGGCGACGATCTTGAGCCCCAGGGCTGCTGGTACGACAATGCGAAGCTGACGATCGCCGTGAACGAAGATTCTCCTGCCCAGAGCATTGCAGATCTTGCCGGCATGGGCGACGACTACGACAACACGCTGGTCGGTATCGACCCCGGCGCCGGTTTGACGAAGCAGACGCAGGACCACGCGATCCCGGAGTACGGGCTGCAGGACTACGACTTCCAGATCTCCTCCGCTCCGGCAATGCTGGCTGCGTTGAAGCGTGCCACCGACAACGGTGACGACATCGCTGTCACCCTGTGGCGCCCGCACTGGGCCTACGATGCTTTCCCCGTCCGCGACCTGGAAGACCCGAAGGGTGCCATGGGAGGTGCGGAGAACATCTACAACTTCTCCCGTACCGGCTTCTCCGACGACAACCCCTATGTCGCTCAGCTGCTGAAGAACCTGGTGCTCGATGACGAACACCTGTCGTCCCTGGAGAATGTCATGTTCTCTGAAGACAACTACGGTGGCGAGAACATGGAGGAGGCCGTCTCCGAGTGGCTCGACGACAACTCGGACTTCGTCGACGACTGGAAGGCCGGCGCGCTGGGCTAG
- a CDS encoding ABC-F family ATP-binding cassette domain-containing protein → MSITHQPSVVLSDVSFSWPDGTPALDHISAAFGTGRTGLVGANGTGKSTLLKLITGELIPVAGTVTTNGAVGYLPQNLLLTTEVTVSDLLGITDKTDALRAIEAGSVETRHFDALDEAWDFEVQARAALDNVGLEKIDVDRAVGTLSGGEVVLAAVAGLRLRSSRSEGVVLLDEPTNNLDRGARHDLYAAVAAWPGALIVVSHDVTLLDLMDDTAELRLGHLELFGGGYSDYQEQVDREQAAAEQALRTAEQKLRTEKRQQTEAQTKLARRQRYARTDFVNKRRPRTIMNQRKTEAQVSAGKLRGELDEKVAAAQEEKRQQEGRIRDDTAMRITLPDLDVPAGRRLVEFSDDHGASLVLQGTERVALTGPNGIGKTRLLESLIRQARGDGSSDDGSTGTQNSVRTSAFTDRIGYLPQRLEHLDDTVSVIDTVRAAAPNSSVEQVRASLARFLFRADRVHQTVGELSGGERFRVALASILLAEPAHQLLVLDEPTNNLDLDSVDALVSALGGYRGGLIVVSHDDAFLDRLGIDTWLELQHGALRRGGL, encoded by the coding sequence ATGTCAATCACCCACCAGCCGTCTGTCGTCCTGTCAGACGTGTCTTTTTCCTGGCCTGACGGTACCCCTGCCCTGGACCATATTTCTGCCGCATTCGGTACCGGGCGTACCGGCCTGGTCGGCGCCAACGGAACCGGGAAGTCGACCCTGCTCAAGCTCATCACCGGTGAGTTGATACCCGTCGCCGGGACGGTCACCACCAACGGTGCCGTCGGCTACCTGCCCCAGAACCTGCTCCTCACCACAGAGGTGACGGTGTCGGATCTTCTCGGCATCACCGATAAGACCGACGCGCTGCGCGCCATCGAGGCAGGCTCCGTCGAAACGCGGCACTTCGATGCCCTGGACGAGGCGTGGGACTTTGAAGTCCAGGCCCGAGCTGCGCTGGACAACGTCGGTCTCGAGAAGATCGACGTCGACCGGGCGGTCGGGACTCTGTCTGGCGGAGAAGTCGTCCTGGCGGCCGTGGCAGGACTCCGGTTGCGCAGCAGCCGGAGCGAGGGGGTCGTCCTGCTCGACGAGCCCACCAATAATCTTGACCGCGGTGCGCGGCATGATCTCTATGCCGCGGTCGCGGCATGGCCAGGTGCGCTGATCGTGGTCAGTCACGATGTCACGTTGCTCGACCTCATGGATGACACCGCAGAACTGCGTCTCGGACACCTGGAGCTGTTCGGCGGTGGCTACAGCGACTATCAGGAGCAGGTGGACCGGGAGCAGGCGGCCGCTGAGCAGGCGCTGCGTACCGCAGAACAGAAACTCAGGACGGAGAAGCGGCAGCAGACGGAGGCCCAGACAAAGCTGGCACGTCGTCAGCGCTACGCCCGTACGGATTTCGTGAACAAGCGCAGACCTAGGACGATCATGAATCAGCGTAAGACCGAGGCCCAGGTCTCTGCCGGAAAGCTGCGTGGAGAACTCGACGAGAAGGTGGCGGCGGCCCAGGAGGAGAAGCGGCAACAGGAGGGGCGGATCCGTGATGACACGGCCATGCGGATCACACTGCCGGATCTCGACGTGCCTGCTGGACGGCGCCTGGTCGAGTTCAGTGACGACCATGGTGCGTCACTTGTGCTGCAGGGGACGGAGCGTGTTGCACTGACCGGACCGAACGGTATCGGGAAGACCCGGTTACTGGAGTCTCTCATCCGTCAGGCCCGGGGCGACGGCAGTTCGGATGACGGTTCGACCGGGACGCAGAACAGTGTCCGGACATCTGCGTTCACCGACCGGATCGGTTACCTGCCGCAGCGGCTCGAACACCTGGATGACACCGTCAGCGTCATCGACACGGTGCGGGCGGCGGCACCGAATTCCTCGGTGGAGCAGGTGCGTGCGAGTCTCGCCAGGTTTCTCTTCAGAGCGGACAGGGTGCACCAGACAGTAGGGGAGTTGTCTGGTGGAGAACGTTTCCGGGTCGCCCTGGCCAGTATTCTGCTTGCGGAACCGGCGCATCAGCTGCTGGTACTTGACGAGCCCACCAACAACCTTGACCTCGACAGTGTCGATGCTCTTGTTTCCGCGTTGGGGGGCTATCGCGGAGGATTGATCGTAGTCAGCCACGATGATGCATTCCTCGACCGGTTAGGCATCGATACCTGGCTGGAACTTCAGCATGGCGCTCTGCGCCGGGGCGGCCTATAG
- a CDS encoding daunorubicin resistance protein DrrA family ABC transporter ATP-binding protein, which yields MTEPERSASPIVNMDTVSKTYRTRDRTVQALDRLSLSVQPGEVLGVLGPNGAGKTTAVNVLSTLETPDSGTASVAGFDVVKDAAAVRSAISLTGQFAAVDGELTGRENLVLFGRLRGLRRTAAGDRADQLLASLSLSDVGGSLVRTYSGGMRRRLDIAVSMMTVTEVLFLDEPTTGLDPHARSELWDVVRSLKARGVTIVLTTQYLEEADELADRIVVIDHGTVIAEGTADELKGRLGPNDLILTPEDPADLPLLSGALTTWSPTTGEETVAVPLTDGARTAAAVMQALGASGIELAAMEMGSHTLDDVFFTLTGKTAPQETAP from the coding sequence ATGACAGAGCCTGAGCGCAGCGCGTCCCCCATCGTCAACATGGACACGGTCTCGAAGACCTACCGCACCCGCGACCGCACGGTGCAGGCCCTCGACCGGCTGAGCCTCAGCGTCCAGCCCGGCGAGGTTCTTGGTGTCCTCGGGCCCAACGGCGCAGGCAAGACCACCGCCGTCAACGTCCTGTCCACCCTGGAAACCCCCGACAGTGGCACCGCGAGCGTCGCCGGGTTCGACGTCGTGAAGGACGCCGCGGCTGTACGGTCCGCGATTTCACTGACGGGTCAGTTCGCGGCCGTGGACGGCGAGTTGACCGGCCGCGAGAATCTCGTCCTCTTCGGGCGCCTCCGCGGCCTCCGCAGAACCGCGGCCGGGGACCGCGCCGATCAACTCCTGGCCAGTCTCAGCCTCTCCGATGTCGGCGGCTCGCTGGTCCGTACGTACTCCGGTGGCATGCGGCGCCGTCTGGACATCGCGGTGTCCATGATGACCGTCACGGAAGTCCTCTTCCTCGATGAACCGACCACCGGCCTCGACCCCCACGCCCGCTCCGAACTCTGGGACGTGGTCAGGAGCCTCAAGGCCCGCGGGGTGACGATCGTGCTCACAACCCAGTATCTCGAGGAAGCAGACGAACTCGCTGACCGCATCGTGGTCATTGACCACGGCACGGTCATCGCCGAGGGAACGGCAGACGAACTCAAGGGACGGCTCGGCCCGAATGACCTCATTCTCACCCCGGAGGATCCTGCCGATCTCCCCCTGCTCTCTGGCGCCCTCACCACCTGGTCACCGACCACCGGGGAAGAGACGGTCGCGGTTCCGTTAACGGATGGAGCCCGGACGGCGGCAGCAGTGATGCAGGCGCTGGGGGCCTCAGGTATCGAACTGGCTGCCATGGAAATGGGCAGTCACACCCTGGACGACGTGTTCTTCACCCTCACCGGTAAGACCGCACCGCAGGAGACAGCGCCGTGA
- a CDS encoding ABC transporter permease, whose product MTTFASPTTVPRAPEFLPSTLALAERNILRIRRNSGSVISATVIPGLFLVALYIVFSRVMESNGIDYGQYLVPAATLQAVLFTAGGSAMAIGVDKANGINDRLRASPVSTAAPVLGRLVADLTRAVLSVTVVTVIGAVFLGFGWKGDAGDTLVYLTVIVGFAVAASLVYDGISLLAATPESAAALLQAVSMPLIMLSTSFVPAETLPDGAADIIGALPVSVIGELLRQASTTGVTAGTAGAATAWIVGLAVVGAVLCARSFRRSR is encoded by the coding sequence GTGACCACCTTCGCCTCCCCCACCACGGTTCCCCGGGCGCCGGAGTTTCTCCCGTCCACGCTGGCGCTGGCTGAACGCAACATACTCCGGATCCGCCGCAACTCTGGATCGGTCATCAGCGCCACCGTGATTCCGGGGCTGTTCCTCGTCGCCCTCTACATCGTCTTCTCCCGGGTCATGGAATCCAACGGTATCGATTACGGGCAGTATCTCGTTCCTGCGGCGACGCTTCAGGCGGTCCTCTTCACCGCCGGCGGCTCGGCGATGGCCATCGGAGTCGACAAGGCCAACGGGATCAATGACCGACTGCGAGCCTCCCCGGTATCCACCGCGGCTCCGGTGCTTGGCCGTCTCGTCGCCGATCTGACCCGCGCAGTGTTGTCCGTGACGGTCGTGACCGTGATCGGTGCCGTGTTTCTCGGATTCGGGTGGAAGGGCGATGCCGGCGACACACTGGTTTACCTGACGGTAATCGTCGGTTTCGCCGTCGCAGCATCACTGGTCTACGACGGCATCTCGCTGCTGGCCGCCACCCCCGAATCTGCCGCTGCCCTGCTCCAGGCGGTGTCCATGCCACTGATCATGTTGTCCACGTCCTTCGTGCCCGCTGAAACGCTGCCCGACGGGGCGGCGGACATCATCGGTGCACTCCCGGTGTCCGTCATCGGAGAACTCCTCCGCCAGGCCAGCACCACCGGTGTCACCGCGGGCACAGCCGGGGCCGCTACCGCCTGGATCGTCGGACTTGCAGTCGTCGGTGCCGTCCTGTGCGCCCGGAGTTTCAGGAGGAGCCGATGA